The following proteins come from a genomic window of Paenibacillus swuensis:
- a CDS encoding tetratricopeptide repeat protein gives MLGKFFIFSFLWYLLGNPFLALLVMLAVIYVLDRQFVGIFPSLRKPFKRLQHIRRLKQTIALNPNDTSSKYELARLEMERRKYESAGKRLEGLRRPLEDSADYWVDSGTVKIKLQQSAEGESEILKGLSINPRSKYGAPYLLLADHFAKTNHVKALQYLDRFREIHTSSCEAYYLLAGILNQLGKKKEAKEALDENIAIYRALPKYKRKQERKWIVRSLWKRLTL, from the coding sequence ATGCTGGGTAAATTTTTTATCTTTTCTTTTCTGTGGTATCTGCTGGGAAATCCGTTCCTCGCGCTGTTGGTTATGCTTGCTGTTATTTATGTGCTGGATCGGCAATTTGTCGGAATCTTTCCATCCCTCCGAAAACCGTTTAAACGTCTGCAGCATATTCGCCGCTTAAAGCAAACGATCGCGCTAAATCCGAACGATACATCCTCCAAATACGAGTTGGCGAGATTAGAAATGGAGCGCCGCAAGTATGAATCCGCTGGGAAACGGCTGGAGGGACTTCGAAGACCACTTGAGGATTCGGCGGATTACTGGGTGGATTCGGGAACTGTGAAGATTAAGCTCCAACAGTCCGCTGAAGGGGAGAGCGAAATACTTAAAGGTTTATCGATTAATCCACGATCCAAATACGGAGCCCCTTACTTGTTGCTTGCCGATCATTTCGCCAAAACAAATCATGTTAAAGCGTTACAATACCTTGACCGGTTCAGAGAAATTCATACCTCTTCCTGCGAAGCTTACTATTTACTGGCGGGGATTCTGAATCAGTTAGGTAAGAAGAAAGAAGCGAAGGAAGCCCTGGATGAGAATATAGCCATTTACCGGGCCCTGCCGAAATATAAGCGAAAGCAGGAACGGAAATGGATTGTGCGGAGTTTGTGGAAAAGGCTGACATTATAA
- a CDS encoding carbohydrate ABC transporter permease, with protein sequence MNTLSKVRKRNKLESDGVWGYLFIAVALTTFAMFTAYPFVSAFIISLQKYKPLGSTYIGLDNYTATLKDALFWKSMKNTVVYTILTVPVNLFISFAIAIMVLPFSKKTQSFFKAVYYLPVVASGVALSVVWLWIFDALPGGILNQVFQFFGIPSQNWLGSSSTSMFSLVLMSWLSSHGTSIIIYLAGLLGIDETYYEAAELDGANFVQKVWHIVIPSLRPATLFLLVTGVIGSFQVFQNAYLMTGGGPDNATTMVGLLIFNNAFTYFEFGKAAAQSLVLAFVIAIISFIQFKYAGKNVEY encoded by the coding sequence ATGAATACGCTTAGTAAAGTAAGGAAGAGAAACAAGCTGGAATCGGACGGTGTCTGGGGTTATCTGTTTATTGCAGTGGCGCTGACCACTTTCGCCATGTTTACCGCCTACCCTTTTGTGAGTGCATTTATTATCAGTTTGCAGAAATATAAGCCTCTTGGTTCCACGTATATCGGATTGGACAATTACACGGCTACGTTAAAGGACGCCCTCTTTTGGAAATCCATGAAGAACACGGTCGTTTATACGATACTCACAGTACCCGTAAACCTGTTCATCTCGTTTGCGATCGCCATTATGGTGCTGCCGTTCAGCAAGAAAACACAATCGTTTTTTAAAGCCGTTTACTATTTGCCTGTTGTGGCGTCGGGTGTCGCTCTGTCCGTCGTATGGCTGTGGATTTTTGACGCTCTACCAGGAGGGATTCTTAATCAGGTTTTTCAGTTTTTCGGAATTCCGAGCCAGAACTGGCTTGGTTCCAGCAGTACGTCCATGTTCTCTCTGGTGTTGATGTCCTGGCTTTCCAGCCACGGCACCAGCATCATCATTTACCTCGCGGGCTTGCTGGGCATCGACGAGACCTACTATGAGGCGGCGGAGCTGGACGGCGCGAACTTTGTGCAGAAGGTGTGGCATATCGTCATTCCAAGCTTGAGACCGGCAACGCTGTTCCTGTTGGTAACCGGTGTCATCGGATCATTCCAGGTGTTCCAGAACGCTTACCTTATGACGGGCGGCGGACCGGACAATGCAACGACGATGGTAGGTTTGCTGATTTTCAACAATGCGTTTACTTATTTCGAGTTCGGTAAAGCCGCGGCCCAGTCGCTCGTTCTGGCATTCGTGATCGCCATCATTTCGTTTATCCAGTTTAAATACGCCGGTAAGAACGTCGAGTATTAA
- a CDS encoding YitT family protein, which translates to MKLKRWFTILCGCLLTAAGLIMLKHAFVLTGGTAGLALNVSYMTGGSFPLLFFLINIPFYVFAFLRMGASFTWSTLISISLLSVAAAADRYLPQFPLSPLLGAVMGGGLIGVGVTVLFLNRSSLGGANILALYLHDRYGINPGVPIFIFDFFVVLTGVYTVGLKLALYSILSVAVTSMVVGACKKKLQAAAKKGSVYPPRGSYEIHIPEASSDGKSFPPLPVYAITKSETE; encoded by the coding sequence ATGAAATTGAAAAGATGGTTTACCATTCTCTGCGGTTGTTTGTTAACGGCGGCGGGTTTAATTATGCTAAAGCACGCATTCGTGCTTACAGGCGGCACGGCGGGATTAGCATTGAATGTAAGTTATATGACGGGCGGATCTTTTCCGTTGTTGTTCTTCCTTATAAATATCCCGTTCTATGTCTTCGCGTTCTTAAGGATGGGAGCTTCGTTCACATGGTCGACGCTGATTTCTATATCACTGTTATCTGTTGCCGCGGCGGCAGACCGGTATTTGCCCCAGTTTCCACTATCTCCGTTACTGGGTGCGGTTATGGGAGGGGGGCTCATCGGCGTAGGCGTAACCGTCTTGTTCTTGAATCGATCTTCTTTAGGCGGGGCGAATATTCTTGCCCTATACCTTCATGACCGCTATGGGATCAATCCGGGTGTGCCGATTTTTATCTTTGATTTCTTTGTGGTACTTACGGGGGTGTACACTGTGGGGTTGAAACTCGCCTTGTATTCCATTCTTTCCGTAGCCGTCACATCCATGGTCGTCGGAGCTTGTAAGAAGAAGCTTCAGGCCGCAGCGAAGAAAGGCAGCGTATACCCGCCAAGAGGCAGCTACGAAATCCATATTCCCGAAGCTTCATCTGATGGAAAATCATTTCCACCCCTCCCGGTTTATGCTATAACTAAAAGTGAGACTGAATGA
- a CDS encoding YitT family protein, with product MNNSFKWSNIAGIIVGSAILSFGMNYFNIANGLAEGGIAGVSLLLKYVTGWSPAWTSLLMNIPLLFIGWKMLGKTSLIYTITGMLSVSLFLWLFAEFALPLEDSLLASLYAGGVVGLGFGIVFRFEGMTEGTDIIAKLMQKHYGWSIARTIFMLDFIILLFSLLFLDLNRTMYTLVALLVGARVIDFMLEGSNGAKAAFIITNRPQETASAIMNEMSRGITYLEGKGGYSGKQREVIYCIVSRKETIRLKKLVTREDPLAFVTFSDVKEVIGNGFPNG from the coding sequence GTGAACAATTCTTTCAAATGGAGTAACATCGCTGGTATTATCGTAGGCTCTGCCATACTCAGTTTCGGCATGAACTACTTTAATATTGCGAACGGCTTGGCGGAAGGCGGCATTGCGGGCGTCTCTCTGCTTCTTAAATATGTGACGGGCTGGAGCCCGGCGTGGACCAGTTTACTTATGAACATTCCGCTTCTTTTCATTGGCTGGAAGATGTTGGGTAAAACAAGCTTGATTTATACAATTACAGGAATGTTATCCGTCTCTCTGTTTCTGTGGCTGTTCGCGGAGTTCGCGTTACCGTTGGAAGATTCCCTTCTTGCTTCCCTGTATGCCGGGGGCGTTGTCGGATTGGGCTTTGGTATCGTGTTTCGCTTTGAAGGCATGACGGAGGGCACGGATATCATCGCCAAATTAATGCAGAAGCACTATGGCTGGAGTATTGCCCGCACGATCTTTATGCTGGACTTTATCATCCTACTCTTCTCCTTACTCTTCCTGGACCTGAACCGGACGATGTACACGTTAGTAGCACTGCTGGTAGGGGCGCGTGTTATCGATTTTATGCTGGAGGGTAGCAACGGAGCGAAAGCCGCCTTTATTATAACGAACCGCCCACAAGAAACGGCTTCGGCCATTATGAATGAAATGAGCCGCGGTATTACTTATCTGGAAGGTAAGGGCGGATATTCGGGCAAACAAAGAGAGGTTATATATTGTATTGTTAGTCGGAAGGAGACAATCCGTCTTAAGAAACTGGTTACTCGGGAAGATCCTTTGGCATTCGTAACGTTCAGCGATGTGAAGGAAGTGATTGGCAATGGTTTCCCCAACGGATAA
- a CDS encoding MurR/RpiR family transcriptional regulator — translation MSIHDNILIKIRDMKDSLTPVEKLVANYILEHLEDIPHLSIKQLAQLTNTSDASVLRFCKTLGYSGYRGFIVSISASLGSMDETEKDQYTDIQPGDELPVIISNISRNNMKSIEDTLQVIDKNGIARAVQVLRESKRIAFFGIGASGLVGIDAEQKFSRINKMCHTYTDGHSQLTAATLLEKNDVAIFISNSGRTGEILDAMEIAKKNGACIIAITKYTKSELADKANIVLSISTPEMTIRSGAMGSRIAMLTVIDILFAGVASAEYKSVKKYLAKTHDIIASKHRN, via the coding sequence ATGTCGATTCATGATAATATTTTGATCAAAATTCGTGATATGAAAGATAGCCTGACCCCGGTGGAAAAGCTGGTGGCTAATTATATTTTGGAGCATCTGGAGGATATTCCGCATCTGTCGATCAAGCAGCTGGCTCAGTTGACGAATACAAGCGACGCATCGGTGCTGCGGTTCTGCAAGACGTTGGGATATAGCGGCTACCGGGGCTTTATCGTCAGCATTTCCGCTTCGCTTGGCTCCATGGATGAGACGGAGAAGGATCAATATACGGACATACAGCCCGGCGACGAGCTGCCCGTGATCATCTCCAATATTTCCCGGAACAACATGAAATCCATTGAGGATACGCTTCAGGTCATTGACAAGAACGGGATCGCGCGTGCGGTGCAGGTGCTGCGGGAGAGCAAGCGAATCGCGTTTTTTGGAATTGGCGCTTCCGGCCTGGTCGGTATCGATGCGGAGCAGAAGTTTTCCCGGATTAACAAGATGTGCCACACCTACACGGACGGACACAGCCAACTGACAGCGGCCACGCTGCTGGAGAAGAACGACGTCGCCATATTCATATCGAATTCCGGCCGGACGGGTGAAATTCTGGACGCCATGGAAATTGCCAAAAAGAACGGAGCCTGCATCATTGCCATCACAAAGTACACCAAAAGCGAGCTGGCCGACAAAGCGAATATTGTGCTGAGCATCTCTACGCCGGAGATGACCATTCGCAGCGGCGCGATGGGTTCCCGGATCGCCATGCTGACGGTGATCGATATTCTGTTTGCCGGCGTCGCGAGCGCGGAGTACAAGAGCGTGAAGAAATATTTGGCGAAGACGCACGATATTATTGCCAGCAAGCACCGAAATTAA
- a CDS encoding ABC transporter substrate-binding protein, which translates to MKKNNRMLTSVFAATMAFSVLAGCGNSADNNNTAAPSNNGGNTPKGEAKDTITALLPPVSPNYQKTFDQITKDFNAKYPNLTLKIEPASWEDMTQKLDTQVNAGSPPDIAFMGSESIAKYADQGMVMDITDAATPDMINDFDKAPLEYMKNGEGLYGFPAYMEIHALGGNKQFLEKAGIDYKKVQQNGWTYDEFREAIKKGVVKENGKTRYGFVFAVKGVAAKDYLGIMAKNAGMPHSITEDNKYAYTSKNYLGLLKDLRQLIDDGSMPKELSSVDAGKRWNMFLTGQTMITGKGLATFENSANQNNAKLEAKDASAVKESIPADYIVLPAPTFQGAKISTAAVVDGYVTFRGKKEPTAEHKANVVKAAYFLASGSVAATANSELMVQQITASGKEAAQSMTLERNPDNVAAVEFMVKNATPARKDIPTELSAKAIKLETEVIIPKFQALIAGEIKAEEMYEAVKKAAVAAFGEDGIVKD; encoded by the coding sequence ATGAAGAAGAACAACCGCATGTTAACTTCCGTATTCGCCGCAACCATGGCTTTCTCCGTCCTGGCAGGATGCGGAAATTCCGCAGACAATAATAACACCGCCGCTCCAAGCAACAATGGCGGAAATACCCCGAAAGGGGAAGCGAAAGACACCATCACTGCGTTGCTGCCGCCGGTTTCCCCGAATTACCAGAAGACGTTTGACCAGATTACCAAAGATTTCAATGCGAAATACCCGAACCTGACGCTTAAGATCGAACCGGCAAGCTGGGAAGATATGACGCAGAAGCTGGATACTCAAGTGAACGCGGGAAGTCCGCCGGACATTGCTTTTATGGGGTCCGAGAGCATTGCTAAGTATGCCGATCAAGGCATGGTTATGGACATTACGGATGCAGCGACGCCTGATATGATCAATGACTTCGACAAAGCGCCTTTGGAATATATGAAGAACGGCGAAGGACTTTACGGCTTCCCGGCTTACATGGAAATTCACGCCCTTGGCGGAAATAAGCAGTTCCTTGAGAAAGCGGGCATTGATTACAAGAAAGTGCAGCAGAACGGCTGGACTTACGACGAATTCCGCGAAGCCATCAAGAAAGGTGTCGTGAAAGAAAACGGAAAAACCCGTTACGGTTTTGTGTTCGCTGTGAAAGGGGTAGCCGCTAAGGATTACCTCGGCATCATGGCGAAAAATGCGGGCATGCCTCATTCCATTACAGAAGATAACAAATACGCTTACACCAGCAAGAACTATCTGGGTCTCCTGAAGGATCTGCGACAGCTGATCGATGACGGCTCCATGCCGAAAGAGCTTAGCTCCGTGGATGCCGGCAAACGCTGGAACATGTTCCTGACCGGTCAGACGATGATTACGGGTAAAGGCTTGGCAACGTTCGAGAACTCTGCTAATCAGAACAATGCGAAGCTGGAAGCTAAAGATGCGAGCGCTGTTAAAGAGAGCATTCCTGCCGATTACATCGTTCTGCCCGCTCCGACATTCCAAGGCGCGAAGATCTCTACAGCTGCTGTTGTAGACGGATACGTAACGTTCCGAGGCAAAAAAGAGCCGACCGCCGAGCACAAAGCAAACGTTGTTAAAGCGGCTTACTTCCTGGCAAGCGGCAGCGTAGCGGCAACGGCGAACAGCGAACTGATGGTTCAACAAATTACGGCAAGCGGTAAAGAAGCGGCCCAAAGTATGACCTTGGAACGCAACCCGGATAACGTGGCCGCAGTAGAGTTTATGGTGAAGAACGCAACACCGGCGCGTAAAGATATCCCTACCGAGCTGAGCGCTAAAGCGATTAAGCTGGAGACCGAAGTCATCATTCCTAAATTCCAGGCATTGATTGCGGGCGAGATTAAAGCGGAAGAAATGTATGAAGCAGTTAAGAAAGCAGCTGTAGCAGCCTTCGGCGAAGACGGAATCGTGAAAGATTGA
- the murQ gene encoding N-acetylmuramic acid 6-phosphate etherase, giving the protein MDEYLSGLTTEEINTQTFMIDECSTEQMLRLMHEQDTKVPGAVAAEIPQITLAVDLLHRVLKNGGRMLYIGAGTSGRLGVLDASECPPTFGIDPNMVQGHIAGGDTALRTAVEGFEDSAEEGIALIERCGVTDKDAVIGITASGSAQFVISGLQRARELGAVTIGVVNNKNSKLEPVCDVCISPVVGPEVIMGSTRMKAGSAQKMVLNMLSTSVMVKLGKTYNNLMVDLKASNKKLYDRSVRIIRAATGVNYESAAAHLESASNNCKLAIMMIKTGLSAEEADQALQQCDGHLKTAISKFQKVV; this is encoded by the coding sequence ATGGATGAGTATCTATCAGGGCTAACCACCGAAGAGATCAACACGCAGACGTTCATGATAGATGAATGCTCCACGGAACAGATGCTGCGGCTCATGCACGAGCAGGACACCAAGGTTCCCGGCGCGGTTGCGGCGGAAATTCCGCAGATCACGCTGGCGGTCGACTTGCTGCACCGCGTGCTGAAGAACGGCGGCAGAATGCTCTACATCGGCGCCGGTACTTCGGGCAGGCTTGGTGTACTGGACGCATCGGAATGTCCGCCTACGTTTGGAATCGATCCGAATATGGTGCAAGGCCATATCGCAGGCGGAGACACGGCGCTGCGGACGGCGGTAGAAGGATTTGAGGACAGCGCTGAAGAAGGGATCGCGCTCATCGAGCGGTGCGGTGTAACCGACAAAGACGCGGTCATCGGAATTACAGCCAGCGGAAGCGCGCAATTCGTAATATCCGGATTGCAGAGAGCCAGAGAACTCGGTGCCGTAACGATCGGCGTAGTAAACAACAAGAATTCGAAGCTGGAACCCGTTTGCGACGTATGTATTTCACCGGTGGTAGGGCCGGAAGTCATTATGGGGTCCACAAGAATGAAAGCAGGCTCGGCACAGAAGATGGTATTGAACATGCTGTCCACCAGTGTAATGGTAAAGTTAGGCAAAACGTACAATAACCTCATGGTAGACTTGAAAGCCAGCAATAAGAAGTTGTATGATCGTTCTGTTCGTATCATCAGAGCGGCTACAGGCGTCAATTATGAGTCCGCTGCAGCCCATTTAGAGAGCGCTTCCAACAACTGCAAATTAGCGATCATGATGATTAAGACAGGACTCTCCGCGGAAGAAGCGGACCAAGCGTTACAGCAATGTGACGGACACTTGAAAACAGCCATTAGCAAGTTTCAGAAAGTCGTATAG
- a CDS encoding Lrp/AsnC family transcriptional regulator — protein sequence MDSTDIRLLHVLHKDSRITVSELSKQLSLSRPSVTERILRLQEKGIIEGFTLQLSLAGLGRGTLVFIQVSELKVTPMEFERVITTFREVLECHRVTGNIGYILKAALTGMDELRALVDRLIPYGTLQTSLVLTSPVLNRNPLPQGP from the coding sequence ATCGATTCTACGGATATTCGCCTCTTGCATGTGCTGCACAAAGACAGCCGCATTACCGTAAGTGAGCTTTCCAAGCAATTATCGTTAAGCCGCCCCAGTGTCACCGAACGAATCCTCCGTCTTCAGGAGAAAGGAATCATTGAAGGTTTTACGTTACAACTATCGCTCGCTGGCCTTGGCCGCGGTACCCTGGTCTTTATTCAAGTTAGTGAATTAAAAGTAACACCCATGGAATTTGAACGGGTCATTACAACGTTCCGCGAAGTGTTGGAATGCCATCGGGTAACAGGGAATATCGGGTATATCCTTAAAGCCGCTTTGACCGGGATGGATGAATTAAGAGCATTGGTAGACAGATTAATCCCATATGGTACTCTCCAAACCTCGCTCGTCCTGACATCGCCCGTGTTGAATCGTAATCCGCTCCCGCAAGGACCTTAA
- a CDS encoding 6-phospho-beta-glucosidase — translation MNTKLKIAIIGAGSTYTPELIEGMIKRKDVLPISELVLMDIDERKLSIVGSLSERMIEAAGLSCRVIKTDNLETALTDADFVLAQMRVGKLPARVLDETIPLKHNLIGQETCGIGGFFKAMRTIPVMLQIAKRMEELCPDAWLINFSNPAGIITEALLNHSKVKMLGLCNVPYNMFKSIRETLNLNQPDITYLGLNHLSWITAIEENGQDYLKTALDMGLNSEAMKNIPSSGFSKELVQMVGAIPSSYLEYYYFKEKKLKLLHESELTRGQQCIQIEEELLGIYEDSELHAKPELLSTRGGANYSEVAISLVDAIYNDKQEVHVVNLLNNGALEFMEDNDAVEVCAVIGKDGAKPVPVPGFDNRHIIDYMRMVKAYERETVSAAVTGSEDAAMRALLMNPLVADYNAAYDCFQELKEVHKEYLPQFFPAVRTV, via the coding sequence ATGAACACGAAGTTGAAAATCGCTATTATTGGCGCAGGCAGCACCTACACGCCCGAGCTCATTGAGGGCATGATCAAACGCAAGGACGTTCTCCCGATCAGCGAGCTGGTCCTGATGGATATTGATGAAAGAAAGCTGTCCATTGTCGGCAGCCTAAGCGAGCGTATGATTGAAGCCGCGGGCCTTTCCTGCCGCGTTATCAAGACCGACAACCTGGAAACAGCATTGACGGATGCGGACTTTGTACTCGCTCAAATGCGTGTGGGCAAGCTGCCGGCGCGGGTGCTCGACGAGACCATCCCGCTGAAGCATAACCTGATCGGCCAGGAGACTTGCGGGATCGGCGGTTTTTTTAAAGCGATGAGAACGATTCCCGTGATGCTGCAAATCGCCAAGCGCATGGAAGAACTGTGTCCGGATGCCTGGCTGATCAACTTCTCCAATCCGGCCGGCATTATTACGGAAGCCCTGCTGAACCACTCCAAAGTGAAGATGCTGGGGCTATGCAACGTTCCTTACAATATGTTCAAAAGCATCCGCGAGACCCTTAATCTCAACCAACCGGATATCACGTACTTGGGACTGAATCATCTAAGCTGGATTACCGCAATTGAAGAGAACGGACAGGACTACCTGAAAACCGCGTTGGACATGGGTTTGAACAGTGAAGCAATGAAGAACATCCCTTCCTCCGGCTTCTCCAAAGAACTGGTGCAAATGGTGGGCGCCATCCCGTCTTCTTATTTGGAATATTACTATTTTAAAGAGAAAAAGTTGAAACTGCTGCACGAAAGCGAACTGACGCGCGGACAACAATGTATCCAGATTGAAGAAGAACTTCTCGGCATTTATGAGGATTCGGAGCTTCATGCCAAGCCGGAACTGCTCTCTACCCGCGGCGGCGCAAACTATTCGGAGGTGGCGATCAGTTTGGTGGATGCCATCTATAACGACAAGCAGGAAGTTCATGTGGTGAATCTGCTGAACAACGGGGCGCTGGAATTCATGGAAGACAACGATGCGGTGGAAGTATGTGCCGTAATCGGCAAAGACGGAGCCAAGCCGGTTCCGGTTCCGGGCTTCGACAATCGCCACATTATCGATTACATGCGGATGGTCAAGGCTTACGAGCGTGAAACTGTCTCAGCGGCGGTAACCGGAAGTGAAGATGCGGCCATGCGCGCGCTGCTGATGAATCCGCTGGTGGCCGACTATAACGCCGCTTACGACTGCTTCCAAGAGCTGAAAGAGGTGCATAAAGAATATTTGCCGCAATTTTTTCCTGCGGTAAGAACGGTTTAG
- a CDS encoding N-acetylglucosamine kinase — protein MSANYVIGVDGGNSKTDYFLFDLQGNAVDHIRTGTCSHEQFTDGYASSLRVMNENISIMLERNQLTLKDVAAGAFGLAGADIPSQKLRLNEVVEEIGFTTYAVDNDSFLGVKAGTAKGYGICTINGSGHATGGVSPTGRRLQIGGIGSELAGDEAGGYYLARKVLRTVYDSFYRLGPETAMTAPVMELLKVPSKEVFMEYAWEGILNNTLPYTPLIQILFACADRGDTAALAVLDLSARQLAHSTAGCLHNLDFESEVDIILAGSIWVKVESPVLIEKYKSYVRQLTTKHCNFILLHVPPATGAVLWALELAHGRTVDLDTRGKVIFAVEELQKGL, from the coding sequence ATGAGCGCAAACTATGTGATCGGCGTCGACGGCGGCAACAGTAAAACCGATTATTTCCTTTTTGACCTGCAGGGCAATGCCGTAGACCATATTCGCACAGGCACATGCAGCCATGAGCAGTTTACGGATGGCTATGCCAGCTCGCTGCGAGTGATGAACGAGAACATCAGCATTATGCTGGAACGGAATCAGCTTACGCTGAAGGATGTCGCAGCCGGAGCGTTCGGCCTGGCCGGTGCGGACATTCCATCCCAGAAACTCCGATTGAACGAAGTCGTCGAGGAGATCGGCTTTACGACGTACGCCGTGGATAACGATTCGTTCTTGGGCGTGAAAGCAGGCACCGCCAAAGGGTACGGCATCTGCACGATCAACGGCTCCGGCCACGCGACAGGCGGTGTATCGCCGACCGGCCGGCGCCTGCAGATCGGCGGCATCGGCAGCGAGCTGGCCGGCGATGAGGCCGGCGGTTACTATTTGGCGAGAAAGGTGCTGCGGACCGTCTATGACAGCTTCTACCGGCTGGGTCCGGAGACCGCGATGACAGCGCCCGTGATGGAACTGCTGAAGGTGCCAAGTAAGGAAGTATTCATGGAGTACGCTTGGGAAGGGATTTTAAACAATACCCTCCCGTATACCCCATTAATACAGATTCTGTTCGCCTGCGCGGACCGGGGAGATACGGCCGCCTTAGCCGTGCTGGACCTTTCCGCCAGACAGCTCGCTCATTCTACGGCAGGATGCCTGCATAACCTCGACTTCGAATCTGAAGTGGACATTATTCTCGCCGGCTCCATCTGGGTGAAAGTGGAAAGTCCCGTGCTGATAGAAAAGTATAAATCCTATGTTCGGCAGCTTACCACCAAGCATTGCAACTTTATCCTGCTGCATGTTCCTCCGGCCACGGGTGCCGTCCTTTGGGCGCTGGAACTCGCCCACGGCCGAACAGTCGATCTGGACACGCGCGGGAAAGTGATCTTCGCCGTAGAAGAGCTTCAAAAAGGATTGTAA
- a CDS encoding TrkH family potassium uptake protein translates to MLSNLRNHWSPPRVLAAGFAVIIMIGTLLLSLPAASQSGERLPLLDALFTATSATCVTGLVVVDTGTYFSIFGQIVILFMLQLGGLGFMTVATWFTLMMKRRISFRERLILKETMNQNTIEGIVRLIGKVFLYSITIESVAALYFAFRWMDEMPLAKAIYFGVFHAVSIFNNGGFELFGDFRGLTLYVNDSGMNIAAMVLVLLGGMGFIVISDVMEYPRTRKLSLHSKVVLTAISVLTLLGALLIFVFERTNPLTLGPMHAGHQIMASFFHSISLRSAGINTVDVGAMRSATLFLMVILMFIGSAPGSTGGGIKVTTFTLLTAALWSTLRGKESVVLFRRRIPSDDIYRALTLAFIGMIVLLGSTLILLTLQPQPFLMVLFEATSAFGTVGLSMGLTRELVPAGEAIIILLMFTGRVGLITLAFALSPGKGKQLYRHPTGDIVIG, encoded by the coding sequence GTGCTTTCAAATTTAAGAAATCATTGGTCTCCCCCGCGGGTACTGGCCGCAGGTTTTGCTGTCATTATTATGATCGGCACCTTGCTGCTCTCGTTACCCGCAGCATCCCAAAGCGGTGAACGTTTGCCTTTGTTGGATGCATTGTTCACAGCTACATCCGCGACGTGCGTTACCGGCTTGGTCGTTGTGGATACAGGTACATACTTCTCCATATTTGGTCAAATCGTTATCTTATTCATGTTGCAACTCGGCGGATTGGGGTTCATGACGGTGGCCACATGGTTTACATTGATGATGAAGCGGCGCATTTCGTTCAGGGAACGTTTGATCCTCAAAGAAACGATGAATCAGAATACGATTGAGGGAATCGTCAGACTGATTGGTAAAGTATTCTTATATTCCATCACCATTGAGTCTGTCGCCGCTCTGTATTTCGCGTTTCGATGGATGGATGAGATGCCGTTGGCCAAAGCCATCTATTTCGGTGTTTTTCATGCAGTCTCGATCTTCAATAACGGGGGCTTTGAGTTATTCGGGGATTTCAGAGGCTTAACACTCTATGTGAATGATTCGGGAATGAACATCGCCGCGATGGTATTGGTATTGCTTGGAGGGATGGGATTCATTGTCATATCGGACGTTATGGAATACCCCAGGACCCGCAAACTGTCACTACATAGCAAAGTGGTGCTCACGGCCATCTCGGTGCTCACCCTGCTAGGGGCGCTTCTGATCTTTGTGTTCGAGCGCACCAATCCTTTAACGCTTGGTCCTATGCATGCAGGTCATCAAATCATGGCTTCGTTCTTTCATTCCATTAGCTTGCGTTCAGCGGGAATCAACACGGTGGATGTCGGAGCGATGCGAAGCGCGACGTTATTCCTGATGGTGATCCTGATGTTTATCGGATCGGCCCCGGGTTCTACCGGAGGCGGTATTAAAGTAACCACATTTACGTTACTGACAGCAGCCTTATGGTCTACGCTTCGAGGAAAGGAATCGGTTGTCCTGTTCCGCAGACGCATCCCGTCCGATGACATCTACAGAGCGCTGACGCTTGCGTTTATCGGAATGATCGTACTACTTGGCTCAACCTTAATTTTATTAACCCTGCAGCCCCAGCCTTTTCTGATGGTCCTGTTTGAGGCAACTTCAGCATTCGGCACTGTCGGCTTGAGTATGGGCTTGACTCGTGAACTTGTTCCCGCAGGCGAAGCTATTATTATTCTGTTGATGTTTACCGGGAGGGTCGGGCTGATTACGTTAGCCTTCGCTTTAAGTCCGGGAAAAGGAAAGCAACTCTATCGTCACCCCACCGGCGATATCGTTATAGGCTAA